In a single window of the Nicotiana tomentosiformis chromosome 8, ASM39032v3, whole genome shotgun sequence genome:
- the LOC138897416 gene encoding uncharacterized protein, translating into MRDPAPPVPPSGNTVQDMCSVLQLLTRLVADQAQRENISATDRSVSVRVHDFINLDPPLFIRSDPKEDPQTFIDQVHRTLRVMHASDTEVVELASYRLRGPNAPPTVWKEFSEAFLHHYLPFEIGRARADKFLNLRQGSTLSYVTPFVDNKFGVEPELISKPLALSTPIGDSVIARRVYTGCTVMICSRQTSTNLFELEMVNFNVIIRIDWLASCYANVNYRTKMVRFQFPGEPIVEWKGKISTPKGRFIYYLKARKMISKGYIYHLVHVRDVEEKPPTLQSVPMVNEFPDVFPDDLPGLPPKREIEFSIDVFPGTQPISTPLPPV; encoded by the exons atgAGGGACCCAGCacctccagttcctccgtctgggaATACAGTCCAGGATATGTGCAGTGTGTtgcagttgttgactagattGGTAGCTGATCAGGCTCAGAGGGAGAATATCAGTGCTACTGATAGGTCGGTTAGTGTGAGagttcatgattttattaatcttgACCCTCCATTGTTTATCAGATCAGACCCCAAAGAGGACCCGcagacatttattgatcaggttcatcggacactgcgggttatgcatgctagtgatactgaggtagtagagttggcttcttatcggttacg gggtccgaacgctcctccaactgtgtggaaggaattttctgaggcctttcttcatcactacttgcCATTTGAGATAGGACGAGCTAGAGCTGACAAGTTTTTGAACCTTCGACAAG GATCTACATTATCATATGTCACACCCTTTGTGGATAATAAGTTTGgcgttgaacctgaattgataagtaaaccacttgcgctatccactccgataggagattctgtgattgctagaagggtatatacaGGTTGCACAGttatgatttgtagtcgtcaaacctcaaCGAatctatttgagttagaaatggttaaTTTCAATGTGATAATTAGAATAGATTGGTTGGCATCATGTTATGCAAACGTcaattatcgtacgaagatggttaggtttcagtttcccgGTGAACCCATCGTTGAATGGAAGGGGAAAATttctacgccgaaaggtaggtttatttacTATCTTAAGGCTAGGAAGATGATCTcgaaaggttacatttatcatctcgtTCATGTTAGAGATGTGGAGGaaaagccgcctactctacaatcagTTCccatggtcaatgaatttccagatgttttcccagatgacctcccaggccttcctcctaaaagggagattgagtttagcattgatgtgtTTCCTggcactcaaccgatctctacccccctcccccccgtaTAG